The following coding sequences are from one Ruminococcus flavefaciens AE3010 window:
- the trpB gene encoding tryptophan synthase subunit beta: MSQSKGRFGVHGGQYIPETLMNAVIELEQAYDHYKNDPEFNRELTELLNNYAGRPSLLYRADKLTRELGGAKIYLKREDLNHTGSHKINNVLGQALLAKKMGKTRLIAETGAGQHGVATATAAALLDMECVVFMGEEDTKRQALNVYRMKLLGSEVIPVKSGTATLKDAVSEAMREWTSRISDTHYCLGSVMGPHPFPTIVRDFQAVISREARAQILEAEGRLPDAVIACVGGGSNAIGSFYHFIPDEGVRLIGCEAAGRGIDTFETAATVNTGRIGIFHGMKSYFCQDEYGQIAPVYSISAGLDYPGVGPEHANLHDMGRAEYVPITDDEAVNAFEYLSRTEGIIPAIESAHAVAYAMKLAPTMDKDKIIIVTVSGRGDKDCAAIARYRGENIYE; encoded by the coding sequence ATGTCACAGTCAAAAGGAAGATTTGGCGTTCACGGCGGTCAGTATATCCCCGAAACGCTTATGAATGCGGTCATAGAGCTTGAACAGGCTTACGACCACTATAAGAACGATCCCGAGTTCAACCGCGAACTCACAGAGCTCCTCAACAACTACGCAGGCAGACCCTCGCTGCTCTACCGCGCAGATAAGCTCACAAGAGAGCTTGGAGGCGCTAAGATATACTTAAAGCGCGAGGATCTCAACCACACAGGCTCACACAAGATAAACAATGTTCTCGGTCAGGCTCTCCTTGCAAAGAAAATGGGCAAGACCAGACTTATCGCAGAGACAGGTGCAGGTCAGCACGGTGTTGCTACTGCAACTGCTGCGGCTCTCCTTGATATGGAGTGCGTAGTGTTCATGGGCGAGGAGGACACAAAGAGACAGGCTCTCAACGTTTACCGCATGAAGCTCCTCGGTTCTGAGGTTATCCCCGTAAAGAGCGGTACAGCTACTCTTAAAGACGCTGTTTCCGAGGCTATGCGTGAGTGGACTTCACGTATTTCCGATACTCATTACTGTCTCGGTTCTGTTATGGGCCCCCACCCGTTCCCGACTATAGTTCGTGATTTTCAGGCTGTTATCTCCCGTGAGGCAAGAGCTCAGATACTTGAAGCTGAGGGCAGACTTCCCGACGCTGTTATTGCCTGCGTAGGCGGCGGTTCAAACGCTATCGGAAGCTTCTACCACTTCATTCCCGACGAGGGCGTTCGCCTTATCGGCTGTGAGGCAGCAGGCAGAGGTATCGACACATTCGAGACAGCTGCTACAGTAAACACAGGAAGGATCGGTATCTTCCACGGTATGAAGTCCTACTTCTGTCAGGACGAGTACGGTCAGATAGCTCCTGTTTATTCTATCTCCGCAGGTCTTGACTACCCCGGCGTGGGTCCCGAGCATGCAAATCTCCACGATATGGGCAGAGCTGAGTACGTTCCTATAACAGACGACGAAGCAGTTAACGCTTTCGAGTACCTTTCACGCACAGAGGGCATAATCCCTGCTATCGAGTCTGCTCACGCAGTTGCTTACGCTATGAAGCTTGCTCCTACAATGGACAAGGACAAGATAATAATAGTTACAGTTTCGGGACGCGGCGATAAGGACTGCGCTGCTATAGCTCGTTACAGAGGGGAGAATATCTATGAGTAA